TCGTGGAGCGATCTCCGTGAAGCCTGCCGTGACGCGTCAACGCGACCAGTAATCAAACACTGTGAGCAAAACGGACTCAAGAAGGCCCACAACGCTCGAATTGACGACGATGTCTACAATCAGCGGTCAATGAGCGAGACAGTGTTTGCGATGGTGAAGGACGGTGGCGATGAGATTCGCTCCCGGAGTTGGCACGGCCAATTCCGGGAGCTCACGCGCAAGTGCATCGTACATAACCTGACGCAGGCGGCGAGTTAGGCTCGCCGCCTGCTCTCCTTCTCTGGACGTATCCGTGAGAGGCATCGCCATCGTCCACCTCATTCTTCGTGCGGTATCTTGTGAAACTGATGTTTTGACCACTGCGTAAAGCCGCTAAAATTGAATCGTCCGATCTTAGAATCCGCAGAGAGAGCGTAGCTACCCGTGAAAAATCTAATATCATAATACTGATTCTGTCGCTGTCTTGCGTTCAACAGAGCACTGTTGGTTGAAATGCCCCTCGATCTCGTCGCGTACCGCCTCGTGAATCGCTAACGCCCGCGCGTTTTCTTCACTAACAGTACTGCTGTCATCGAAAATTACTGACGAGACTCGCACGGTAGATGGTACACTACAACATAACTTAAAATGTTCCCACGGGACAGAAATTGAAAATATTTCTGCGAATTAACGAACCAAATCCGCATTAACGGTACTTCCCGGCCGGGACCTCAGTGAGCATATTGAAGCCAGCTGAATTAAAAAGCCTCACAACGGCTACTTGATAGTTCACTGTACTACGTGAGAACGGTGATAAACAGCGATACCCCCGGCTTCTGCTGTTGTTTCTGAATGGGGCTGTAGCTCGGAGAGGGCTAGCCCGAGGCCACGGGCTGATCAGCCCGCGGCCCGGGCATACGCATTGAGGACACTCACACCGTTCATCTCAACCAACCCTCCGAACAGCGTCAAAAGAAAGCCAACGCCCGAGAGCCCACCGACCAGCGGAAACACGAGCAACTCCGGGTAGGCTCGAAGCACACGGCCACTTCGCCGTGCCGTCCCGAAGCCAATTTTGAGACGAGTGAACACGTCCATGTTGCTCGCAAACGTGTCCGTGATACAGTTCAACCAACCGGTTGATCAAATCGTAATTGAACCGATAGACACGTTTGTTGACCGTCCCCGCTGGTCAGATTACGGAAGTTCGAGGAGAGAGCCTCGCCGTTCACGGCGGGGATGAATCCGACACCAGGGCGACAACCGCCAGAAGTATTCCCCCAGACAGCGTGTCCGTGGGTACGCACAACGGGCAAAAACTGGCGGTTGGATTGGGGTCCGCCCGGACGACGAAGGCCACCACACCGTTCCCGCAAGGGCGTCTCCGAAGCCGTCGGGAGACGGCAGACAAAAAGCGACCCTCGCCCGAGTGTGCCTGCCCACCGTGGCACGAAAGGCAGGCAGGCCGATGGCACGGCCCGTGCCCGGACGCGCCGAAGAGGGCGACCGGGGGCATCCCCGCTGTCTCTTCGAGACAAACGGGATGCCCGGTGCAAGCGGATACCGCGTCCGAACGGACGCGCAACACGCCACACCCCTCGCGGGGCCGACGTATCGCGCACGAACCCGGTATCGCCTCGCCGGACCCCATCCGGCAGGTGAGAAGTTGCCAGCGGGGACACGGGACCAGCCCGCTGTCCCGCGCTGGAATCCTCGCGCTTCAGCGCGGGGAGGATGTCAATGGCGCTCCTGTTCCCACTCTTGGACATGTGGGTTCTCCGGAGTGAACCAGCCCGCAAGCCCGCCCGCATCGGCTCGTATTCCAACGGACCGACGCGACCAGTCAACCACAGCCTTCCCCGCTGCGAAAACGACCACGGGAGCGAGAACTGATAGCTCACCCCCGGCAGCTCCACCCGCTGAGCCGGGAATCACAACCCCACCCAGGGCCTGCTCCAGTAGTAATCCGAGTAATAGTAGGCCGATAATAGTTACAGGGACCACGGCCACTCCCAGCACAATATAGAAGACAACGACCCGCTGTGCGGCCTCGACGGTCATATATGCCGACCAGCTCTCGTAGGTATTCGGTAGGAAATATTCTCGTCGGAGCTCGGCTAATTGCGACGTACAAACCGCTATTGACCCGAGTATGACTGCTGGTGACCCCAGGGCAGCCACCGGGTTCGAGACAACGTTGCTCAGATACGCCCACAGCACTGCGAGGAACACCACGATGGCTAGAGACCGCCCGACAACGGCGAAGTTTCGCCGATACATCGGGGGAAGGCGTGATCCGACTACATCCGGAAGCACGTTTCCGCTCCAGTCGATCGGCTCAGACGCACCATCCCAACGGTCCTCGTCAATCTCTTCGCGTCTACTGTATCCAACGATGT
The genomic region above belongs to Natronomonas moolapensis 8.8.11 and contains:
- a CDS encoding DUF6498-containing protein; amino-acid sequence: MNRKWLGIILVFVSNAVPVVGVVILGWRASEILVLYWIEVVVMIAGYSVAALFAKQPIVLEDRDFYIVGYSRREEIDEDRWDGASEPIDWSGNVLPDVVGSRLPPMYRRNFAVVGRSLAIVVFLAVLWAYLSNVVSNPVAALGSPAVILGSIAVCTSQLAELRREYFLPNTYESWSAYMTVEAAQRVVVFYIVLGVAVVPVTIIGLLLLGLLLEQALGGVVIPGSAGGAAGGELSVLAPVVVFAAGKAVVDWSRRSVGIRADAGGLAGWFTPENPHVQEWEQERH